The following are encoded in a window of Arthrobacter antioxidans genomic DNA:
- the rpmD gene encoding 50S ribosomal protein L30, whose translation MTAITPKKVRVSSAKLSITQIKSAIGGKQNQRDTLRSLGLKRIGHTVVREADAVTVGMINTVPHLLKVEEAN comes from the coding sequence ATGACCGCGATCACCCCGAAGAAGGTGCGCGTGAGCTCCGCGAAGCTCTCGATCACCCAGATCAAGTCCGCTATCGGCGGCAAGCAGAACCAGCGCGACACGCTGCGGTCGCTCGGTCTTAAGCGGATCGGCCACACCGTGGTCCGTGAAGCCGATGCCGTCACCGTTGGCATGATCAACACGGTTCCGCACCTCTTGAAGGTTGAGGAGGCCAACTAA
- the rpsE gene encoding 30S ribosomal protein S5 produces the protein MNTATEQPAAEAPAAGATETASADANRGNARGNARGGERGGNSRGGERGGRGGRDGRDGGRNDDKDKFIERVVTINRVAKVVKGGRRFSFTALVVVGDGNGMVGVGYGKAKEVPSAIQKAVEEAKKTMFRVPRIGGTVPHLVQGEAAAGVVLLRPASPGTGVIAGGPVRAVLECVGIHDVLSKSLGSANAINIVHATVDALKRLEEPQAVAARRGLPLDEVASHQMLRAIAAQKAGA, from the coding sequence TTGAATACGGCTACAGAGCAGCCCGCGGCCGAAGCTCCGGCCGCAGGCGCAACGGAGACCGCGTCGGCTGACGCCAACCGCGGCAACGCGCGCGGCAACGCCCGCGGCGGCGAGCGTGGCGGTAACAGCCGCGGCGGCGAGCGTGGCGGCCGAGGTGGCCGTGACGGTCGCGACGGCGGCCGCAACGACGACAAGGACAAGTTCATCGAACGCGTCGTCACCATCAACCGTGTTGCCAAGGTCGTCAAGGGCGGCCGCCGCTTCAGCTTCACCGCCCTCGTGGTGGTAGGCGACGGCAACGGCATGGTCGGTGTCGGCTACGGAAAGGCGAAGGAAGTCCCTTCGGCGATCCAGAAGGCCGTCGAGGAAGCCAAGAAGACGATGTTCCGCGTTCCGCGCATCGGTGGCACCGTCCCGCACCTGGTGCAGGGTGAGGCAGCCGCAGGCGTCGTTCTTCTCCGTCCCGCCTCCCCGGGTACCGGCGTCATCGCCGGCGGTCCGGTGCGTGCGGTCCTGGAATGCGTCGGCATCCACGACGTCCTCTCGAAGTCGCTCGGTTCCGCGAACGCCATCAACATCGTCCACGCGACCGTTGACGCGCTGAAGCGCCTCGAAGAGCCCCAGGCAGTCGCGGCACGCCGCGGCCTGCCCCTCGACGAGGTCGCATCCCACCAGATGCTGCGCGCGATCGCAGCTCAGAAGGCAGGTGCGTGA
- the rplR gene encoding 50S ribosomal protein L18 — protein MGLSINKKRSSKSKAASRGRRHLRVRKRVSGTAVRPRLVVNRSARHVFVQVVDDTRGVTVASASTLEADLRAFDGDKTAKAKRVGELVAERAMAVGVEAVVFDRGGNKYHGRVAAIADGAREGGLAL, from the coding sequence ATGGGTCTGAGCATCAACAAGAAGCGCAGCTCGAAGAGCAAGGCCGCCTCGCGCGGACGCCGCCACCTCCGTGTACGCAAGCGCGTCTCGGGCACGGCTGTCCGTCCCCGCCTGGTCGTCAACCGTTCGGCCCGCCACGTATTCGTGCAGGTCGTCGACGACACCAGGGGCGTGACCGTCGCATCAGCCTCCACCCTCGAAGCGGACCTCCGTGCATTCGACGGTGACAAGACCGCCAAGGCCAAGCGCGTCGGCGAGCTCGTCGCAGAGCGTGCCATGGCCGTCGGCGTCGAGGCAGTCGTCTTCGACCGCGGTGGCAACAAGTACCACGGTCGCGTTGCAGCAATCGCAGACGGCGCACGTGAAGGTGGGCTGGCACTGTGA
- the rplF gene encoding 50S ribosomal protein L6, which produces MSRIGRLPITVPAGVEVNVSGQEVSVKGPKGELSHTVPSPIEVSLAEGTLTVGRPNDERESRSLHGLTRTLVSNMIVGVTEGYKKNLEIVGTGYRVQAKGSDLEFALGYSHPVAVKAPEGITLTVDSPTKLSVAGINKQQVGEVAATIRKLRKPDPYKGKGIRYAGEIIRRKVGKAGK; this is translated from the coding sequence ATGTCACGTATTGGACGTCTCCCCATCACCGTTCCTGCTGGTGTCGAGGTCAATGTCAGCGGTCAAGAGGTCTCCGTCAAGGGGCCGAAGGGCGAGCTGAGCCACACGGTGCCCAGCCCGATCGAGGTCTCCCTCGCTGAGGGAACCCTCACCGTCGGCCGCCCGAACGACGAGCGCGAATCGCGGTCGCTGCACGGCCTGACCCGCACCCTTGTCTCCAACATGATCGTCGGAGTCACCGAGGGCTACAAGAAGAACCTCGAGATCGTGGGTACGGGTTACCGTGTCCAGGCCAAGGGCAGCGACCTGGAGTTCGCTCTGGGCTACAGCCACCCGGTCGCCGTCAAGGCTCCCGAGGGCATCACGCTCACCGTCGACAGCCCTACCAAGCTCTCGGTCGCAGGCATCAACAAGCAGCAGGTCGGCGAGGTCGCTGCAACCATCCGCAAGCTGCGCAAGCCCGACCCGTACAAGGGCAAGGGCATCCGCTACGCAGGCGAGATCATCCGCCGCAAGGTCGGAAAGGCTGGTAAGTAA
- the rpsH gene encoding 30S ribosomal protein S8 → MTMTDPVADMLTRLRNANSAYHDSVSMPYSKLKARVADILKAEGYIAGWKEEEAEVGKKLTIDLKFGPDRQRSIAGIRRISKPGLRVYAKSTNLPHVLGGLGIAILSTSSGLLTDRQASKKGVGGEVLAYVW, encoded by the coding sequence ATGACAATGACAGATCCTGTCGCAGACATGCTCACGCGTCTGCGCAATGCAAACTCGGCTTACCACGACTCCGTGTCCATGCCGTACAGCAAGTTGAAGGCCCGCGTCGCGGACATCCTGAAGGCCGAGGGCTACATCGCCGGCTGGAAGGAAGAGGAAGCGGAGGTCGGCAAGAAGCTGACCATCGACCTCAAGTTCGGCCCGGACCGCCAGCGTTCCATCGCCGGCATCCGCCGTATCTCCAAGCCGGGTCTGCGCGTGTACGCGAAGTCCACGAACCTGCCCCACGTGCTTGGCGGCCTCGGCATCGCCATCCTGTCCACGTCCTCCGGTCTGCTCACGGACCGCCAGGCATCCAAGAAGGGTGTAGGTGGGGAAGTCCTCGCCTACGTCTGGTAA
- the rplE gene encoding 50S ribosomal protein L5 — MTVETTEAKVLPRLKARYASEIKGALQEEFSYANVNQVPRLVKVVVNMGVGDAAKDSKLIDGAVKDLTAITGQKPQVTKARKSIAQFKLREGMPIGAHATLRGDRMWEFTDRLVSLALPRIRDFRGLNGKQFDGNGNYTFGLTEQSMFHEIDQDRIDRVRGMDITVVTTAKTDAEGRALLKALGFPFKSED; from the coding sequence ATGACTGTCGAAACCACAGAAGCCAAGGTTCTTCCCCGCCTGAAGGCGCGCTATGCGTCCGAGATCAAGGGCGCCCTGCAGGAAGAGTTCAGCTACGCCAACGTCAACCAGGTCCCGCGCCTGGTGAAGGTCGTCGTGAACATGGGTGTCGGTGACGCCGCCAAGGACTCCAAGCTGATCGACGGGGCCGTCAAGGACCTCACCGCGATCACGGGGCAGAAGCCCCAGGTCACGAAGGCCCGCAAGTCCATCGCGCAGTTCAAGCTGCGCGAAGGGATGCCCATCGGCGCCCACGCCACCCTCCGTGGCGACCGCATGTGGGAATTCACGGACCGCCTGGTCTCCCTCGCCCTGCCCCGTATCCGCGACTTCCGCGGCCTCAACGGCAAGCAGTTCGACGGCAACGGCAACTACACCTTCGGTCTCACGGAGCAGTCCATGTTCCACGAGATCGACCAGGACCGGATCGACCGTGTCCGCGGTATGGACATCACCGTCGTCACCACCGCCAAGACCGACGCCGAGGGCCGCGCGCTCCTCAAGGCGCTTGGCTTCCCGTTCAAATCCGAAGATTAA
- the rplX gene encoding 50S ribosomal protein L24: MAQKIKLKIKKGDLVQVITGGKQERGGDRGKQGKVLKVFPESNRVLVEGINRITKHTKVGQSQRGTTTGGIEVVEAPVHISNVAVVDPETKKPTRVGYRTETVERDGRERVVRIRVAKSSGKDL, encoded by the coding sequence ATGGCACAGAAGATTAAGCTCAAGATCAAGAAGGGTGACCTCGTCCAGGTCATCACCGGGGGCAAGCAGGAGCGCGGCGGAGACCGCGGCAAGCAGGGCAAGGTCCTCAAGGTGTTCCCGGAGTCCAACCGCGTCCTCGTGGAAGGCATCAACCGGATCACCAAGCACACCAAGGTCGGGCAGTCGCAGCGCGGCACCACGACCGGTGGCATCGAAGTCGTCGAGGCACCCGTGCACATCAGCAACGTGGCCGTCGTCGATCCCGAGACCAAGAAGCCGACCCGCGTCGGATACCGCACCGAGACCGTCGAGCGTGACGGCCGCGAGCGCGTGGTCCGCATCCGTGTCGCCAAGTCATCAGGGAAGGATCTGTAA
- the rplN gene encoding 50S ribosomal protein L14, translated as MIQQESRLKIADNTGAKEILTIRVLGGSGRRYAGIGDVIVATVKDAIPGGNVKKGDVVKAVIVRTKKERRRADGSYIKFDENAAVILKNDGDPRGTRIFGPVGRELRDKRFMKIISLAPEVL; from the coding sequence GTGATTCAGCAGGAGTCGCGGCTAAAGATCGCCGACAACACGGGGGCCAAGGAAATCTTGACCATCCGCGTTCTCGGTGGATCCGGGCGCCGCTACGCAGGCATCGGCGACGTCATCGTCGCCACCGTCAAGGACGCGATCCCCGGCGGCAACGTCAAGAAGGGCGACGTCGTCAAGGCGGTCATCGTCCGCACCAAGAAGGAACGCCGCCGCGCGGACGGTTCCTACATCAAGTTTGATGAGAACGCAGCAGTGATCCTGAAGAACGACGGCGACCCCCGCGGTACCCGTATCTTCGGCCCTGTCGGTCGCGAGCTCCGCGACAAGCGTTTCATGAAGATCATTTCGCTGGCGCCGGAGGTGCTGTAG
- the rpsQ gene encoding 30S ribosomal protein S17, protein MSEQQSETTVGTEKAVHDANSRGYRKVRRGYVVSDKMEKTIVVEVEDRVKHALYGKVLRRSSKVKVHDEQNSAGIGDMVLISETRPLSATKRWRLVEIIEKAK, encoded by the coding sequence ATGAGTGAGCAGCAGAGCGAAACGACCGTAGGAACCGAGAAGGCCGTCCACGACGCCAACTCGCGCGGGTATCGCAAGGTACGCCGTGGCTACGTCGTCTCCGACAAGATGGAAAAGACGATCGTCGTCGAGGTCGAGGACCGCGTGAAGCACGCCCTGTACGGCAAGGTGCTTCGCCGCAGCTCCAAGGTCAAGGTGCACGACGAGCAGAACAGCGCCGGCATCGGCGACATGGTCCTGATCAGCGAGACCCGTCCGCTGTCCGCCACCAAGCGGTGGCGCCTGGTGGAGATCATCGAGAAGGCCAAGTAA
- the rpmC gene encoding 50S ribosomal protein L29, translating into MALGSKELATDQLDGFDKDRLVEELRKAKEELFNLRFQSATGQLESHGRLRSVKRDIARIYTVLRERELGLRPEVVAPVEEAKPAKADKPKKAKKASAKDAPSADTEASEEDAK; encoded by the coding sequence ATGGCTCTGGGTTCAAAGGAACTGGCAACAGACCAGCTGGATGGCTTCGATAAGGACCGTCTGGTGGAAGAACTGCGCAAGGCCAAGGAGGAGCTGTTCAACCTCCGTTTCCAGTCGGCCACCGGCCAGCTCGAAAGCCACGGTCGTCTTCGTTCGGTCAAGCGCGACATCGCACGCATCTACACGGTGCTGCGTGAGCGTGAACTGGGTCTCCGTCCCGAGGTCGTCGCTCCCGTCGAGGAAGCGAAGCCCGCGAAGGCGGACAAGCCCAAGAAAGCCAAGAAGGCCTCCGCGAAGGATGCACCTTCCGCGGACACCGAGGCTTCTGAGGAGGACGCCAAATGA
- the rplP gene encoding 50S ribosomal protein L16, which yields MLIPRRVRFRKQHHPGRSGAATGGTEVSFGEWGIQALSPAYVTNRQIESARIAMTRHIKRGGKVWINIYPDRPLTKKPAETRMGSGKGSPEWWVANVKPGRVLFELSGVSEEVAREALRLAIHKLPLKARIVRREGGE from the coding sequence ATGCTTATCCCACGTCGAGTCAGGTTCCGTAAGCAGCACCACCCGGGTCGCTCGGGCGCTGCTACGGGCGGTACCGAGGTCAGCTTCGGCGAGTGGGGTATCCAGGCTCTGAGCCCGGCATACGTCACCAACCGGCAGATCGAGTCCGCTCGTATCGCCATGACCCGCCACATCAAGCGTGGCGGCAAGGTCTGGATCAACATCTATCCGGACCGCCCGTTGACCAAGAAGCCTGCCGAGACCCGCATGGGTTCCGGTAAGGGTTCGCCCGAGTGGTGGGTGGCCAACGTCAAGCCGGGACGGGTTCTCTTCGAACTGTCCGGCGTTTCCGAAGAGGTAGCCCGCGAAGCCCTGCGCCTCGCGATCCACAAGCTGCCGTTGAAGGCACGCATCGTGCGTCGTGAGGGTGGTGAATAG
- the rpsC gene encoding 30S ribosomal protein S3, whose amino-acid sequence MGQKVNPHGFRLGITTDHRSHWFADSNKPGQRYRDFVREDIKIRQLMSTGMDRAGIAKVEIERTRDRVRVDIHTARPGIVIGRRGAEADRIRGELEKLTGKQVQLNILEVKNPEIEAQLVAQGIAEQLSSRVAFRRAMKKAMQSAQRAGAKGIRVQCSGRLGGAEMSRSEFYREGRVPLHTLRANIDYGFFEAKTTFGRIGVKVWIYKGDVTAKELAAQAAAAPSRGRGGDRPGRGPAGADRGGDRRRRAPERSEGQGASAPAETAAAPAATEGGQA is encoded by the coding sequence GTGGGACAGAAAGTAAACCCGCACGGGTTCCGACTCGGTATCACCACCGACCACCGGTCACACTGGTTCGCCGACAGCAACAAGCCCGGCCAGCGCTACCGTGACTTCGTCCGCGAGGACATCAAGATCCGTCAGCTGATGTCGACCGGCATGGACCGCGCCGGCATCGCCAAGGTCGAGATCGAGCGCACCAGGGACCGTGTCCGCGTGGACATCCACACGGCACGCCCCGGCATCGTCATCGGTCGTCGCGGAGCAGAAGCGGACCGCATCCGCGGCGAGCTCGAGAAGCTCACGGGCAAGCAGGTCCAGCTGAACATCCTCGAGGTCAAGAACCCCGAGATCGAGGCACAGCTTGTAGCCCAGGGCATCGCCGAACAGCTCTCCTCCCGCGTGGCGTTCCGCCGCGCCATGAAGAAGGCCATGCAGTCCGCACAGCGTGCCGGCGCCAAGGGCATCCGTGTCCAGTGCTCCGGTCGCCTGGGTGGCGCCGAAATGAGCCGCTCGGAGTTCTACCGCGAGGGACGCGTCCCCCTGCACACGCTCCGCGCCAACATCGACTACGGCTTCTTCGAAGCGAAGACCACCTTCGGCCGCATCGGCGTGAAGGTCTGGATCTACAAGGGTGACGTCACGGCGAAGGAACTCGCAGCCCAGGCTGCCGCAGCTCCCTCCCGTGGCCGTGGTGGAGACCGTCCGGGCCGCGGCCCCGCCGGTGCCGACCGCGGAGGCGACCGTCGTCGTCGCGCGCCTGAGCGCTCCGAGGGCCAGGGTGCGTCAGCACCCGCCGAGACCGCCGCAGCCCCCGCTGCGACTGAAGGAGGACAGGCCTAA
- the rplV gene encoding 50S ribosomal protein L22 → MEAKAIARHIRVTPMKARRVVNLVRGKQANEALAILKFAPQVASEPVFKVVQSAMANARVRADRDGVAFDEDNLIISEAFVDEGPTMKRFRPRAQGRAFRINKRTSHITVVVATPEKVEVR, encoded by the coding sequence ATGGAAGCCAAGGCTATTGCGCGTCATATCCGCGTAACGCCTATGAAGGCCCGGCGCGTCGTCAACCTTGTTCGTGGTAAGCAGGCGAATGAGGCTCTGGCTATTCTGAAGTTTGCCCCACAGGTTGCTTCGGAGCCGGTTTTCAAGGTGGTTCAGTCAGCGATGGCCAACGCCCGCGTTCGCGCGGACCGTGACGGCGTCGCGTTCGACGAGGACAACCTCATCATCAGCGAAGCATTCGTTGATGAAGGCCCCACGATGAAGCGGTTCCGTCCGCGAGCCCAGGGCCGCGCGTTCCGCATCAACAAGCGGACCAGCCACATCACGGTTGTCGTCGCTACCCCTGAGAAAGTGGAGGTCCGCTAA
- the rpsS gene encoding 30S ribosomal protein S19, producing MPRSLKKGPFVDQHLYVKVARENESGTKNVIKTWSRRSMIVPDMLGHTIAVHDGRKHIPVFVTESMVGHKLGEFAPTRTFRGHVKDDRKGKRR from the coding sequence ATGCCACGCAGCCTGAAGAAAGGCCCCTTCGTCGATCAGCACCTTTACGTAAAGGTCGCTCGCGAGAACGAATCGGGCACGAAGAACGTCATCAAGACGTGGTCCCGCCGCTCCATGATCGTCCCCGACATGCTCGGGCACACGATCGCGGTGCACGACGGGCGCAAGCACATCCCGGTGTTTGTCACCGAGTCGATGGTCGGGCACAAGCTCGGCGAATTCGCTCCCACGCGGACCTTCCGCGGCCATGTTAAGGACGACCGCAAGGGCAAGCGCCGCTAG
- the rplB gene encoding 50S ribosomal protein L2, translating to MGIRKYKPTTPGRRGSSVADFAEITRSTPEKSLVRPLPKKGGRNNTGKITTRHKGGGHKRQYRLIDFRRHDKDGVDARVAEIEYDPNRTARIALLHYVDGTKRYIIAPNKLKQGDFVEAGAGADIKPGNNLPLRNVPVGTVIHAVELRPGGGAKMARSAGASVQLVAKEGRFAQLRLPSGEIRNVDVRCRATVGEVGNAEQSNINWGKAGRSRWKGIRPTVRGVAMNPVDHPHGGGEGKTSGGRHPVNPNGKAEGRTRRPNKESDSLIVRRRRSGKNKR from the coding sequence ATGGGAATCCGTAAATACAAGCCGACAACCCCGGGCCGTCGTGGCTCGAGCGTTGCCGACTTCGCTGAAATCACACGGTCGACGCCGGAAAAGTCGTTGGTCCGCCCCCTTCCCAAGAAGGGTGGACGTAACAACACCGGTAAGATCACGACCCGCCACAAGGGCGGTGGACACAAGCGTCAGTACCGCCTGATCGACTTCCGCCGCCACGACAAGGACGGCGTCGACGCCCGCGTTGCCGAGATCGAATACGATCCCAACCGCACCGCGCGCATCGCCCTCCTGCACTACGTCGACGGCACCAAGCGCTACATCATCGCGCCGAACAAGCTCAAGCAGGGCGACTTCGTCGAGGCCGGTGCCGGGGCCGACATCAAGCCCGGCAACAACCTGCCGCTGCGCAACGTCCCCGTGGGTACCGTCATCCACGCCGTCGAGCTCCGCCCAGGCGGCGGCGCGAAGATGGCGCGCTCCGCCGGTGCGTCGGTCCAGCTCGTCGCCAAGGAAGGCCGCTTCGCCCAGCTGCGACTGCCCTCCGGTGAGATCCGCAACGTCGACGTCCGCTGCCGCGCGACGGTCGGCGAGGTCGGCAACGCCGAGCAGTCGAACATCAACTGGGGCAAGGCCGGCCGCAGCCGCTGGAAGGGCATCCGCCCGACCGTGCGTGGTGTCGCCATGAACCCGGTCGACCACCCGCACGGTGGTGGCGAGGGCAAGACCTCCGGTGGACGCCACCCGGTCAACCCCAACGGCAAGGCCGAAGGCCGCACCCGTCGCCCCAACAAAGAGAGCGACTCACTCATCGTGCGTCGCCGTCGTTCCGGCAAGAACAAGCGATAG
- the rplW gene encoding 50S ribosomal protein L23, producing MSGTIAKDPRDVVIAPVVSEKSYGLIDEGKYTFLVDPRSNKEEIKLAVEKIFSVKVDSINTINRVGKRKRTKFGWGQRKGTKRAIVSLKEGSIDIFGGPLS from the coding sequence GTGAGCGGCACCATCGCAAAGGATCCGCGCGACGTCGTCATTGCACCCGTCGTCTCGGAGAAGAGCTACGGACTGATCGACGAAGGCAAGTACACCTTCCTGGTCGACCCGCGCTCGAACAAGGAAGAAATCAAGCTGGCGGTCGAGAAGATCTTCTCCGTGAAGGTCGACTCCATCAACACCATCAACCGGGTTGGCAAGCGCAAGCGCACCAAGTTCGGCTGGGGCCAGCGCAAGGGCACCAAGCGTGCCATCGTGTCCCTCAAAGAGGGCTCGATCGACATCTTCGGCGGTCCGCTCTCCTAG
- the rplD gene encoding 50S ribosomal protein L4 has product MAANTVKVDLPAEIFDAQTNVPLLHQVVVAQLAAARQGTHKTKTRAEVSGAGRKPFKQKGTGRARQGSIRAPHMTGGGVVHGPTPRDYSQRTPKKMKAAALRGALSDRARNGRIHVLESLVAGGKPSTKGAIDTLRAISERPRLLVIIERANDVAALSVRNVPEVHVLYVDQLNTYDVLVSDDVIFTKAAYDQFVGTADVITEEDAK; this is encoded by the coding sequence ATGGCTGCCAACACTGTAAAGGTCGATCTCCCCGCGGAGATCTTCGACGCGCAGACCAACGTGCCGTTGCTGCACCAGGTCGTCGTCGCCCAGCTTGCTGCCGCCCGCCAGGGTACGCACAAGACCAAGACCCGCGCCGAGGTCAGTGGCGCAGGCCGCAAGCCGTTCAAGCAGAAGGGAACCGGTCGTGCCCGCCAGGGTTCGATCCGCGCCCCCCACATGACCGGTGGTGGCGTCGTCCACGGGCCCACGCCCCGCGACTACAGCCAGCGCACCCCCAAGAAGATGAAGGCCGCCGCCCTGCGCGGAGCCCTCTCGGACCGGGCACGCAACGGCCGTATCCACGTCCTCGAGTCCCTGGTCGCCGGCGGCAAGCCGTCGACCAAGGGTGCGATCGACACCCTGCGCGCGATCTCCGAGCGGCCCCGCCTGCTCGTGATCATCGAGCGTGCCAACGACGTCGCAGCACTCTCGGTGCGCAACGTGCCCGAGGTACACGTCCTCTACGTAGACCAGCTCAACACGTACGACGTGCTGGTCTCCGACGACGTGATCTTCACCAAGGCCGCCTACGACCAGTTCGTCGGCACGGCTGATGTCATCACCGAGGAGGATGCCAAGTGA
- the rplC gene encoding 50S ribosomal protein L3, with protein MSTSLTRQVKGLLGVKLGMTQVWDENNILIPVTVVQADSNVITQLLSEDKDGYTAVQIGFGQIDPRKVTKPLAGHFDKAGVTPRRHVVELRTSDADSYSLGQELSVEMFEAGQTVDVIGTTKGKGFAGVMKRHGFHGVGASHGAHKNHRKPGSIGGASTPSRVFRGMKMAGRMGAVRQTTLNLRVHAVDAEKSLLLIKGAVPGARGQVVLVRTAVKGA; from the coding sequence ATGTCTACTTCACTTACGCGCCAGGTCAAGGGACTGCTGGGCGTCAAGCTCGGCATGACCCAGGTCTGGGACGAGAACAACATCCTCATCCCCGTCACCGTCGTCCAGGCAGACTCGAACGTCATCACGCAGCTCCTCAGCGAGGACAAGGACGGCTACACCGCCGTGCAGATCGGCTTCGGCCAGATCGATCCCCGCAAGGTCACCAAGCCGCTCGCCGGTCACTTCGACAAGGCCGGCGTCACGCCGCGCCGTCACGTCGTCGAGCTGCGTACCTCCGACGCCGACTCCTACTCGCTCGGCCAGGAACTCTCCGTCGAGATGTTCGAAGCCGGCCAGACGGTCGACGTCATCGGCACCACCAAGGGCAAGGGCTTCGCCGGCGTCATGAAGCGCCACGGTTTCCACGGTGTGGGAGCCTCGCACGGTGCCCACAAGAACCACCGCAAGCCCGGTTCCATCGGTGGAGCATCCACCCCCAGCCGCGTCTTCCGTGGAATGAAAATGGCAGGCCGCATGGGCGCCGTTCGTCAGACCACGCTGAACCTCCGGGTTCACGCTGTCGACGCCGAGAAGTCGCTGCTGCTGATCAAGGGTGCCGTCCCCGGCGCCCGCGGCCAGGTCGTCCTCGTACGCACCGCCGTGAAGGGAGCATAG
- the rpsJ gene encoding 30S ribosomal protein S10, protein MAGQKIRIRLKSYDHEVIDVSARKIVETVTRAGATVVGPVPLPTEKNVFVVIRSPHKYKDSREHFEMRTHKRLIDIIDPTPKAVDSLMRLDLPADVNIEIKL, encoded by the coding sequence ATGGCGGGACAAAAAATCCGCATCCGGCTGAAGTCATATGACCACGAGGTCATCGATGTTTCAGCCCGGAAGATCGTTGAGACGGTGACGCGCGCAGGCGCAACGGTTGTGGGCCCTGTGCCCCTGCCCACGGAGAAGAACGTTTTCGTTGTCATCCGGTCCCCGCACAAGTACAAGGACAGCCGTGAGCACTTCGAAATGCGTACTCACAAGCGTCTTATCGACATCATTGATCCCACGCCCAAGGCCGTCGATTCGCTGATGCGTCTCGACCTGCCTGCGGACGTGAACATCGAAATCAAGCTGTAA
- a CDS encoding VOC family protein: MISANRATTILPVRDLDRARSFYENTLGLQADKAWHEGSFLFSEDGHNGIELMLKPDGSPSGNTELSFEVEDLTAEIASLERNGVTFEDYDLPGLRTVDHIAEDDHMRAAWFTDTEGNILCLHQPLA; the protein is encoded by the coding sequence ATGATCAGCGCCAACAGGGCCACGACCATCCTGCCCGTGCGGGATCTCGATCGGGCCAGGAGCTTCTACGAGAACACCCTCGGTCTCCAGGCCGACAAGGCATGGCACGAGGGGAGCTTCCTCTTCAGCGAGGACGGGCACAACGGCATCGAGCTGATGCTGAAGCCGGACGGCAGTCCCTCGGGCAACACCGAACTCAGCTTCGAGGTCGAGGACCTCACCGCCGAGATCGCATCGCTCGAACGGAACGGCGTCACCTTCGAGGACTACGACCTCCCGGGCCTGAGGACCGTGGACCACATCGCGGAGGACGACCACATGCGGGCGGCGTGGTTCACCGACACGGAGGGGAACATCCTCTGCCTGCACCAGCCCCTGGCGTGA